The following are encoded together in the Streptomyces flavofungini genome:
- a CDS encoding DUF1611 domain-containing protein: MAVIDRSHTAPTTASVVPGTDVPVVGSLAEAIRFEPDALVVALTESDFGESVDGKFLHTPREPGDLPDFWWDTIRTAVRDGLHVISCLHVRLRETELVDLLADGREIVDVRRPYENLPKYSGRRRRTRARLIHIAGSDCVVGKRTAALQIHREALSRNIDSGYVGTGQTCLLAGCTEGAIIDRTPVFQAAGLVEHLVQRADPRHDLLVIKGQASVMHPAFGGLATAILQGSQPDAVIFAHDPDRGARYHWDHLPLADLETELRMVEQLGGAPVAAIATRGRENVRRLAALGLPVADVLDGDGAAVLLDAARRVWAGPRETRGAL; the protein is encoded by the coding sequence GTGGCGGTGATCGACCGCTCCCACACGGCCCCGACCACGGCATCCGTGGTCCCCGGGACCGACGTGCCGGTCGTCGGGTCACTCGCGGAAGCCATACGGTTCGAGCCGGACGCGCTGGTCGTGGCACTGACCGAGTCCGACTTCGGGGAGTCGGTCGACGGTAAGTTCCTGCATACGCCCCGGGAACCGGGTGACCTCCCAGATTTCTGGTGGGACACCATACGTACCGCCGTGCGCGACGGCCTCCACGTCATTTCCTGTCTGCATGTGCGCCTCCGCGAAACGGAACTGGTCGACCTGCTCGCCGACGGCCGGGAAATAGTCGACGTCAGGCGTCCGTACGAGAATTTGCCAAAATATTCCGGACGTCGTCGCCGCACCCGGGCCAGGCTCATTCACATCGCGGGCAGCGACTGCGTCGTGGGCAAGCGCACAGCCGCGTTGCAGATACACCGGGAAGCCCTCTCCCGGAACATTGACTCCGGCTATGTGGGGACGGGCCAGACCTGTCTGCTCGCCGGGTGCACCGAGGGAGCCATCATCGACAGGACCCCGGTGTTCCAGGCGGCCGGACTCGTGGAGCACCTCGTCCAGCGTGCGGACCCGCGCCACGACCTGCTGGTCATCAAGGGGCAGGCGTCCGTCATGCACCCGGCCTTCGGAGGCCTGGCCACCGCGATCCTCCAGGGCTCCCAGCCGGACGCGGTGATCTTCGCCCACGACCCGGACCGTGGGGCTCGCTACCACTGGGACCATCTGCCGCTGGCGGACCTGGAGACCGAGCTGCGCATGGTCGAGCAGCTCGGCGGCGCTCCGGTCGCCGCGATCGCGACGCGCGGCCGGGAGAACGTACGGCGCCTTGCCGCCCTCGGGCTGCCGGTCGCCGACGTCCTGGACGGCGATGGCGCGGCGGTGCTGCTCGACGCGGCGCGGCGCGTCTGGGCCGGCCCGCGGGAGACCAGGGGAGCGCTGTGA
- a CDS encoding response regulator, whose translation MDPIRILIADDHTLLRDALAELLDTEEDFEVVGVAGDVSETLGLVAELDPHVLLLDIEMPGNQHPPSTVRHLRQLAPGLRILLLTMHDDPRLVQALLPLGIRGFLHKTVSHQSLAGTVRDVCAGGSRVTVSLSAESLAAPEPDGGGVLSARETQVVELAASGLSNYRIARRLSIAEGTVKRHMRNIFGKLSAGSRVEAANKAVELGLIAPPVAVPRAGSRVGRQHRPAPGEPAAARQAGVQMPMPMPPPTGNTAPVT comes from the coding sequence ATGGATCCCATCCGCATCCTGATCGCCGACGACCACACGCTGTTGCGCGACGCGCTGGCAGAACTGCTCGACACCGAGGAGGACTTCGAGGTCGTCGGGGTCGCCGGTGACGTGTCCGAGACGCTCGGCCTGGTCGCCGAGCTGGACCCGCACGTACTGCTCCTCGACATCGAGATGCCGGGCAACCAGCATCCGCCGAGCACCGTGCGGCACCTGCGCCAGCTGGCTCCGGGGCTACGGATCCTGCTGCTGACCATGCATGACGACCCTCGGCTCGTCCAGGCGCTGCTGCCTCTCGGCATCCGAGGGTTCCTGCACAAGACGGTGAGCCACCAGTCCCTCGCGGGCACGGTGCGCGACGTGTGCGCGGGCGGCAGCCGGGTCACTGTCTCCTTGTCCGCGGAGAGCCTGGCCGCGCCCGAACCCGACGGCGGCGGGGTGCTGTCCGCAAGGGAGACGCAGGTGGTGGAACTGGCCGCGAGCGGACTGAGCAACTACCGGATCGCCCGGCGGCTCTCCATCGCCGAGGGAACCGTCAAACGCCATATGCGCAACATCTTCGGCAAGTTGAGTGCGGGCTCACGGGTGGAAGCGGCGAACAAGGCCGTGGAACTGGGCCTGATCGCGCCGCCGGTGGCGGTGCCGCGGGCAGGGTCCCGGGTCGGCCGGCAGCACCGGCCCGCGCCCGGGGAGCCTGCCGCCGCGCGGCAGGCCGGGGTTCAGATGCCCATGCCGATGCCACCGCCCACCGGCAACACCGCGCCGGTCACATAG
- a CDS encoding DsbA family protein: protein MSSSTGKSSTGKSSTGKSSTSTSKAAARAQQAAREKAAARKKKNLALVAGVVVVAAILGVASYTASKPEKASTATAEKSSGSGETGASPRKGVYPELAALARRDAKDPLAQGKADAPVVMIEYADFKCGFCGKFARDTEPDLVEKYVEDGTLRIEWRNFPIFGEDSERAARGAWAAGRQGKFWEFHEAAYADGAKEKGFGDGRLKELAREAGVGDVERFARDAGSDAARAAVKKDQEEGYKLGATSTPSFLVNGQPIAGAQPDAVFEQAIDAAKAEAAEGKKK, encoded by the coding sequence ATGTCGTCATCCACGGGCAAGTCGTCCACGGGCAAGTCGTCCACGGGCAAGTCGTCCACGTCCACCAGCAAGGCCGCCGCCCGCGCCCAGCAGGCCGCGCGCGAGAAGGCCGCCGCCCGCAAGAAGAAGAACCTCGCCCTCGTCGCCGGTGTGGTCGTCGTCGCCGCGATCCTCGGCGTCGCCTCGTACACCGCCTCCAAGCCAGAGAAGGCGTCCACCGCCACCGCCGAGAAGTCCTCCGGCTCCGGCGAGACCGGCGCCTCCCCGCGCAAGGGCGTCTACCCCGAGCTGGCCGCCCTCGCCCGCCGTGACGCCAAGGACCCACTGGCCCAGGGCAAGGCCGACGCGCCTGTCGTCATGATCGAGTACGCCGACTTCAAGTGCGGCTTCTGCGGGAAGTTCGCCCGGGACACCGAGCCCGACCTGGTCGAGAAGTACGTCGAGGACGGCACCCTGCGCATCGAGTGGCGCAACTTCCCGATCTTCGGCGAGGACTCCGAGCGGGCCGCGCGCGGGGCCTGGGCGGCCGGCCGGCAGGGCAAGTTCTGGGAGTTCCACGAGGCCGCGTACGCGGACGGGGCCAAGGAGAAGGGCTTCGGGGACGGGCGGCTGAAGGAGCTGGCCCGGGAGGCCGGGGTCGGGGACGTCGAGCGGTTCGCCCGGGACGCCGGGAGCGATGCCGCTCGGGCCGCCGTGAAGAAGGACCAGGAGGAGGGGTACAAGCTCGGTGCCACCTCCACGCCGTCGTTCCTCGTGAACGGGCAGCCGATCGCGGGGGCGCAGCCGGACGCCGTGTTCGAGCAGGCCATCGACGCGGCGAAGGCAGAGGCGGCCGAGGGCAAGAAGAAGTGA
- a CDS encoding SMP-30/gluconolactonase/LRE family protein: MTVEVVLRAAAAFGECPTWDAADGSLLWVDLNRCEAHRLRPADGSDTALRFDQPVAAAKPRAGRAGGLVLTLRDGVAVTGPDGAVRMVTDWSAEGVRGNDTGVDRRGRLWVGTVAGDVAPGWLGRLSGDGATHRVVTDTRLSNGIAWSPDDRRMYFVDTPTRRVDVLDYDLASGTAVNRRPFVDLADVEGVPDGLCVDADGGVWVALFRGGAVRRYTPEGRLDREIRFPVSLTTACGFGGPDLTELYVTSARRAPDHDEPLAGSVFVVTGVGQGVAAPAFAG; encoded by the coding sequence GTGACGGTCGAGGTGGTTCTGCGCGCGGCGGCGGCGTTCGGTGAGTGCCCGACGTGGGACGCGGCGGACGGGTCGCTGCTCTGGGTGGACCTGAACCGGTGCGAGGCACATCGGCTGCGTCCCGCGGACGGCAGCGACACGGCGCTGCGGTTCGACCAGCCCGTCGCCGCGGCCAAGCCCCGGGCGGGCCGGGCGGGCGGTCTGGTGCTGACCCTCCGGGACGGGGTGGCGGTAACGGGGCCCGACGGGGCGGTGCGCATGGTCACGGATTGGTCGGCCGAAGGGGTGCGGGGGAACGACACCGGCGTGGACCGCCGGGGCCGCCTCTGGGTCGGCACCGTCGCCGGGGACGTCGCGCCGGGGTGGCTGGGACGGCTCTCGGGGGACGGGGCGACACACCGGGTGGTGACGGACACCCGGCTGAGCAACGGCATCGCCTGGAGCCCGGACGACCGCCGGATGTACTTCGTGGACACCCCCACGCGCCGCGTCGACGTGCTCGACTACGACCTCGCGTCCGGCACGGCCGTGAACCGGCGCCCGTTCGTGGACCTCGCCGACGTCGAAGGGGTGCCCGACGGCCTGTGCGTCGACGCCGACGGCGGTGTGTGGGTGGCGCTCTTCCGGGGTGGCGCCGTCCGGCGCTACACCCCGGAGGGCCGTCTCGACAGGGAGATCCGCTTCCCCGTCTCGCTCACCACCGCGTGCGGCTTCGGCGGCCCCGACCTGACCGAGCTGTACGTGACCTCGGCGCGTCGCGCACCCGACCACGACGAGCCACTCGCGGGCAGCGTGTTCGTGGTGACCGGGGTCGGCCAGGGCGTCGCGGCGCCCGCCTTCGCTGGCTGA
- a CDS encoding cytochrome c biogenesis CcdA family protein, translated as MSADVGYFAAFLAGLLALVSPCSALLLPAFFAYSIDSTSRLLARTGIFYAGLATTLVPLGAAGSVAGRFFFGHREQLVFWAGWLIIALGVAQVVGLGFASRRMAELSGRIRPTTAVSVYALGAVYGLAGFCAGPILGSVLTVAAVSGSPVYGGALLAVYALGMAVPLFVLAVLWERFELGRRRWLRGRVFRVGRFELHTTSVLSGLFFVLLGGLFLAYDGAAALPGLLDVDDSFAVQEWAGRLGDAVPDWMMLVGVVVVVGGVVLLRRRRSAAAEADVSG; from the coding sequence GTGAGCGCCGACGTCGGGTACTTCGCCGCCTTCCTGGCGGGGTTGCTGGCCCTGGTGAGCCCGTGCAGCGCCTTGTTGCTGCCCGCCTTCTTCGCCTACTCGATCGACTCCACCTCGCGGCTCCTCGCCCGTACCGGGATCTTCTACGCCGGGCTCGCCACGACGCTGGTGCCGCTCGGCGCCGCCGGGTCCGTGGCCGGGCGGTTCTTCTTCGGGCACCGGGAGCAGTTGGTGTTCTGGGCCGGGTGGCTGATCATCGCGCTCGGTGTCGCGCAGGTGGTGGGCCTCGGGTTCGCCTCGCGGCGCATGGCCGAGCTGTCCGGGCGGATCCGGCCCACGACGGCTGTGTCGGTGTACGCGCTGGGGGCCGTGTACGGGCTCGCCGGGTTCTGCGCGGGGCCGATCCTCGGGAGCGTGCTGACCGTGGCGGCCGTGAGCGGGAGTCCCGTGTACGGGGGCGCTCTCCTCGCCGTGTACGCCCTGGGGATGGCTGTGCCGCTGTTCGTTCTCGCCGTGCTGTGGGAGCGGTTCGAGTTGGGGCGGCGGCGGTGGCTGCGGGGGCGGGTGTTCCGGGTGGGGCGCTTCGAGCTGCATACGACGTCGGTGCTGTCCGGGCTGTTCTTCGTGCTGCTCGGGGGGTTGTTCCTGGCGTACGACGGGGCTGCGGCCTTGCCGGGGTTGCTGGACGTGGACGACTCGTTCGCCGTGCAGGAGTGGGCGGGGCGGCTCGGGGACGCTGTGCCGGACTGGATGATGCTGGTGGGGGTCGTCGTGGTGGTGGGGGGTGTGGTGCTGCTTCGGCGCCGTCGGTCCGCCGCGGCTGAGGCTGACGTGTCTGGGTGA
- a CDS encoding toxin, translating into MRFIRPRGDEAAGLQTLRRECRKRLASFELPETYDLMTLCAHLGSSRNRPLHLVPMPLSASGPCGLWLAFSDADYVVYEQETSRHHQEHIVAHELAHMLCGHRSGSGGSDPVATLFPDLDPSLVQDLLCRDTYSDIQEREAEVMAFLLGERLRERPDVPAPAPAATPSDGVLDRIRGSLDWRRRGRA; encoded by the coding sequence ATGCGATTCATACGCCCCCGCGGCGACGAGGCAGCCGGACTGCAGACCCTGCGCCGCGAGTGCCGCAAACGGCTCGCCTCGTTCGAACTGCCCGAGACCTACGACCTGATGACCCTCTGCGCCCACCTCGGCAGCTCGCGGAACCGGCCCCTCCACCTGGTGCCGATGCCCCTGTCCGCGAGCGGGCCCTGCGGTCTGTGGCTGGCCTTCTCGGACGCCGACTACGTCGTGTACGAGCAGGAGACCAGCCGCCACCACCAAGAGCACATCGTCGCCCACGAACTGGCCCACATGCTGTGCGGCCACCGCAGCGGGAGCGGCGGCTCCGACCCCGTCGCCACGCTCTTCCCGGACCTCGACCCGTCGCTGGTGCAGGACCTGCTGTGCCGTGACACCTACTCCGACATCCAGGAGCGGGAAGCCGAGGTGATGGCGTTCCTCCTGGGTGAACGGCTGCGTGAGAGGCCGGACGTCCCCGCACCCGCCCCTGCCGCCACTCCCTCGGACGGCGTCCTCGACCGCATCCGCGGCTCCCTCGACTGGCGCCGCAGGGGCCGCGCGTGA
- a CDS encoding XRE family transcriptional regulator, with amino-acid sequence MPELADKVDRLFKTILTNGREYSYEEVARGCSEQSGGTFSKTYVWQLRTGQRDNPTKRHLEALAAFFRVPAAYFFDDVAADRIDAQLALASALGNADVRDIALRAMSMDDSGRKHLARIIHEVSQLHSAASGHPRPDGAARADGGRDGTEGAEGRG; translated from the coding sequence ATGCCCGAACTGGCCGACAAGGTCGACCGGCTCTTCAAGACCATCCTGACCAACGGCCGGGAGTACTCGTACGAAGAGGTCGCCCGGGGCTGCAGCGAGCAGAGCGGGGGCACGTTCTCCAAGACGTACGTCTGGCAACTGCGCACAGGCCAGCGCGACAACCCGACCAAGCGGCACCTGGAGGCCCTCGCGGCCTTCTTCCGGGTCCCCGCCGCCTACTTCTTCGACGATGTCGCCGCCGACCGGATCGACGCCCAGCTGGCGCTCGCTTCGGCCCTGGGGAACGCGGATGTCCGGGACATCGCGCTGCGCGCCATGAGCATGGACGACTCCGGCCGCAAGCACCTGGCCCGCATCATCCACGAGGTGAGCCAACTGCACTCGGCGGCCTCCGGGCACCCGCGGCCGGACGGGGCCGCACGGGCCGACGGAGGCCGAGACGGCACGGAAGGCGCCGAGGGACGGGGATAG
- a CDS encoding AfsR/SARP family transcriptional regulator, protein MNDDTHERFSVLGALHLTVDGTPHTLRGPKVNKVMALLLLRLGQVVDVDVFIDELWEERPPRWAVSTVRTHIYHLRGQLDEALGTPARHLLHTRQAGYVLDIDPERLDATRFVRLSKEGERLLALDRPAEAASACHEALALWRGRALSTLRPGRVLAGHVDYLEELRIHAQRIRVEAEMRAGRHRQLVPELRDLVAAHPFNEWFHQALVASLRESGRRGEARTAFQALRTLLRDELGIEPADEPLWSVPA, encoded by the coding sequence GTGAACGACGACACGCACGAGCGTTTCTCGGTACTGGGCGCCCTCCACCTCACCGTGGACGGCACCCCCCACACCCTGCGCGGCCCCAAGGTGAACAAGGTGATGGCTCTGCTTCTGCTGCGCCTGGGCCAGGTGGTCGACGTCGATGTGTTCATCGACGAGCTGTGGGAGGAGCGTCCGCCCCGCTGGGCCGTCAGCACCGTGCGGACGCACATCTACCACCTGCGCGGCCAGCTCGACGAAGCACTCGGCACGCCCGCACGCCACCTGCTGCACACCCGGCAGGCCGGGTATGTCCTGGACATCGACCCCGAGCGGCTCGACGCGACCCGATTCGTGCGCCTGAGCAAGGAGGGCGAGCGGCTGCTCGCTCTGGACCGCCCGGCCGAAGCAGCCTCCGCCTGCCACGAGGCCCTGGCCCTGTGGCGGGGCCGAGCCCTGTCGACGCTGCGCCCCGGCCGAGTACTCGCCGGCCACGTGGACTACCTGGAGGAGTTGCGCATCCACGCGCAGCGGATCCGCGTCGAGGCGGAGATGCGCGCGGGCCGACACCGCCAGCTCGTCCCCGAACTGCGCGACCTGGTGGCCGCCCACCCCTTCAACGAGTGGTTCCACCAGGCCCTCGTCGCGTCCCTGCGGGAGTCGGGCCGCCGGGGCGAGGCCCGCACCGCGTTCCAGGCACTGCGCACCCTGCTCCGGGACGAACTGGGCATCGAACCCGCGGACGAGCCGCTGTGGAGCGTGCCCGCGTGA
- a CDS encoding FAD-dependent monooxygenase, whose product MTEPSQVLIVGAGPVGLVTGIELLRRGVPVRVVDRSERPNPHSKAIALWPRGIEALARFGAADELHRRGVVLRAQNYYSQGRRVARLAFGGMRRTRYPYALSIPQQETEAVLRDVFQDLGGVIEFGTSLTGFSQDGEGVRAELETGSAQRTTERFGWLVGCDGAHSTVRGGLGVPFRGSSYPQQFLLTDGPVRTSLAHDEVHYFMSGAGILVVVGLPGGSYRTFVSAAPDLRVDDATQAVQQAASERCPVPIELVGEQRTGVFRVHRKVVDRMRVGRVLLAGDAAHIHSPAGGQGLNTGIEDAASLAWRLAGVRAGRYRDEVLDRWESERLGVARAVVGDTDWQTRMWTMNGWRARARDAVLGVGGRSGVLNRVVVPRQAQLSLAYPGPRERVGRLRTGMRLPDVPLDAGRWLRDELDSTEPLLLFFPGVGKHRRDVGGLVEHHRKKHVGIRVTAPADTGERAHRLLGLVRPCAVLVRPDGAVVALRDPFGDEFELDQSVRELTGVAAEARWVG is encoded by the coding sequence ATGACCGAACCCTCGCAGGTGCTCATCGTCGGCGCGGGCCCGGTGGGCCTCGTCACGGGGATCGAACTCCTCCGGCGGGGGGTGCCGGTGCGCGTCGTCGACCGCTCCGAGCGGCCCAACCCGCACTCCAAGGCGATCGCCCTGTGGCCGCGGGGGATCGAGGCGCTGGCGCGGTTCGGCGCCGCGGACGAACTGCACCGGCGGGGTGTGGTGCTTCGGGCCCAGAACTACTACTCACAGGGGCGGCGCGTCGCTCGGCTCGCCTTCGGCGGAATGCGCCGTACCCGCTACCCGTATGCGCTGTCGATCCCGCAGCAGGAGACGGAGGCGGTGCTGCGAGACGTGTTCCAGGACCTCGGCGGTGTCATCGAGTTCGGCACCTCCCTGACCGGCTTCTCCCAGGACGGAGAGGGTGTGCGGGCCGAGCTGGAGACCGGGTCGGCCCAGCGGACGACCGAGCGGTTCGGCTGGCTGGTGGGGTGTGACGGCGCGCACAGCACAGTGCGCGGCGGGCTCGGGGTGCCCTTCCGGGGCAGCTCGTACCCGCAGCAATTCCTTCTCACCGACGGCCCCGTCCGTACGTCGCTGGCCCATGACGAAGTGCACTACTTCATGTCGGGCGCCGGGATCCTGGTCGTGGTGGGGCTGCCGGGCGGCTCGTATCGGACGTTCGTGAGCGCTGCCCCGGACCTGCGGGTGGACGACGCGACCCAGGCGGTGCAGCAGGCCGCGTCCGAGCGTTGCCCGGTACCGATCGAGCTGGTCGGCGAGCAGCGCACCGGGGTGTTCCGGGTGCACCGCAAGGTCGTCGACCGCATGCGCGTGGGCCGGGTCCTGCTGGCGGGTGACGCGGCGCACATCCACAGTCCGGCGGGCGGCCAGGGGCTCAACACAGGGATCGAGGATGCCGCCTCGCTGGCCTGGCGCCTCGCCGGAGTACGAGCGGGGCGGTACCGGGACGAGGTGCTCGACCGGTGGGAGAGCGAGCGGCTCGGGGTGGCGCGGGCGGTCGTCGGTGACACCGACTGGCAGACCCGGATGTGGACCATGAACGGCTGGCGGGCACGGGCGCGCGACGCGGTGCTCGGCGTGGGCGGGCGCAGCGGCGTTCTGAACCGCGTGGTGGTGCCGCGCCAGGCGCAGCTTTCGCTCGCCTACCCGGGCCCGCGGGAGCGGGTGGGTCGGTTGCGCACCGGGATGCGGTTGCCCGACGTACCGCTCGACGCGGGGCGGTGGCTGCGGGACGAACTGGACTCCACGGAACCGCTGTTGCTGTTCTTCCCGGGCGTGGGAAAACACCGGCGCGATGTCGGGGGCCTGGTCGAACACCACCGGAAGAAGCATGTCGGCATCCGTGTGACCGCGCCGGCCGACACGGGCGAACGCGCTCATCGGCTGCTCGGTCTCGTCCGGCCGTGTGCGGTCCTCGTACGGCCCGATGGAGCCGTCGTCGCGCTGCGCGACCCATTCGGTGATGAATTTGAATTGGACCAGTCCGTACGTGAATTGACCGGTGTGGCAGCCGAGGCGCGATGGGTAGGCTGA
- a CDS encoding sensor histidine kinase, with translation MGTPQVGTVRRAAPQLGERRPAPAVPDVLDRYRDALRSAGSPLGARPELWQDAAEQAAVILADHEARADSTDQARAGDRAEVSAALGARWAAAGVGLADCLGATEYLADAALARSSARRWAAAGPDAADALHRVISRHNRATARGYEERLRADARSRDADCCGRLARDVHDHLGSSLALALRQLELYRVRTRATTAHAADGERHLRALHDALGQAADLTRGLVSGLRTVQTAADTGLGQSLRDCAAQLDPAPDGPAVRVRVTVEGDEARLPPGHRRELFLILREFLRNSFTHADPSTVAIGLRVRPAGVEVHAVDDGRGFSYGAVREHGGGLTAVRERASRLGGRCVLLSTPGDGTRLLLWVPLPGSRRPQEEERRSAYEEAAWIPSAS, from the coding sequence GTGGGGACACCGCAGGTGGGGACAGTTCGGCGGGCAGCGCCACAGCTCGGGGAGCGGCGACCGGCACCGGCCGTCCCGGACGTCCTCGACCGGTATCGCGACGCCCTGCGCAGCGCGGGCAGTCCCCTCGGTGCGCGTCCGGAACTGTGGCAGGACGCCGCCGAACAGGCCGCGGTGATCCTCGCCGACCACGAGGCGCGTGCGGACAGCACGGACCAGGCCCGAGCGGGCGACCGCGCGGAGGTCTCCGCTGCGCTCGGCGCCCGGTGGGCCGCCGCGGGAGTCGGGCTTGCCGACTGCCTCGGCGCCACCGAGTACCTCGCGGACGCCGCGCTCGCCCGCTCCTCGGCTCGCCGATGGGCCGCCGCGGGGCCGGATGCCGCGGACGCGCTCCACCGGGTGATCTCCCGGCACAACCGGGCCACCGCCCGCGGCTACGAAGAGCGGCTGCGGGCCGACGCCCGGAGCCGGGACGCCGACTGCTGCGGACGCCTGGCCCGCGACGTCCATGACCATCTGGGCAGCAGCCTCGCCCTGGCCCTGCGCCAACTCGAGCTGTACCGCGTCAGGACGAGGGCCACGACCGCGCACGCGGCCGACGGCGAACGCCACCTCCGCGCACTCCACGACGCGCTCGGTCAGGCCGCGGACCTCACCCGTGGCCTTGTCTCGGGACTGCGCACGGTGCAAACGGCGGCGGACACCGGCCTGGGCCAGTCACTGCGGGACTGCGCCGCGCAACTGGACCCGGCACCGGACGGCCCGGCGGTGCGGGTGCGGGTGACGGTGGAGGGAGACGAGGCGAGGCTCCCGCCGGGCCACCGTCGGGAACTGTTCCTGATCCTGCGGGAGTTCCTGCGCAACTCCTTCACCCACGCCGATCCCAGCACTGTCGCGATCGGCCTCCGCGTCCGGCCCGCAGGCGTCGAGGTCCACGCTGTCGACGACGGCCGAGGCTTCTCCTACGGGGCAGTGCGAGAGCACGGCGGCGGACTGACGGCCGTACGCGAACGGGCGTCCCGGCTCGGCGGACGGTGCGTGCTGCTCAGCACACCGGGCGACGGCACCCGACTGCTGCTGTGGGTGCCGCTTCCCGGCAGCCGCCGTCCGCAGGAGGAAGAGCGGCGGAGTGCGTATGAGGAGGCGGCATGGATCCCATCCGCATCCTGA
- a CDS encoding MAB_1171c family putative transporter, with protein MNSVRYPLAALVCWLAFARTLTPILRHRHRRREPAVVALCASFGCQGMYLAMSAPAHWTGSLFGTVTWYNVSVQMWIIAVIACQQVLLIHWLYPADAARARARRAVAVIACVPVAMAVLFQLATTHGHPHNSFAHPGEQPYFVAYEVVYLTAFALGKAVVARACWFYAGRTEDTWVRRGLRTAAVGAGLDLVYSLGRFADVFLVHLGWDPSLWANTTRTSLTLGMALNTIGWTAPLWGQRLDSLHAWCADLRSYRRLRPLWYALHRAHPETSLHTDPRGDLSALWDLRFALHRRVIEIRDGCLALRVHQTSGPAPAPPPDSTERERAAWEAAGIAAALAAESGGAGAADRVVPIAAPAAVAAPGRADVLAVTGQAGDPGSGAAGGPAPDTAGDPAPRIASGRATSPGDLDFSSDVRWLVQVSRAFAALPERERRTPTG; from the coding sequence GTGAACAGCGTCCGCTACCCGCTTGCGGCGCTGGTCTGCTGGCTCGCCTTCGCCCGCACGCTCACCCCGATCCTGCGGCACCGGCACCGGCGCCGCGAGCCCGCGGTCGTCGCCCTGTGCGCTTCCTTCGGGTGCCAGGGCATGTACCTCGCCATGTCGGCCCCGGCGCACTGGACGGGGTCGCTCTTCGGCACGGTCACCTGGTACAACGTCTCGGTCCAGATGTGGATCATCGCGGTGATCGCCTGCCAGCAGGTCCTGCTCATCCACTGGCTGTACCCCGCCGACGCCGCCCGCGCGCGAGCCCGCCGCGCGGTCGCCGTCATCGCCTGCGTACCCGTCGCGATGGCCGTCCTGTTCCAGCTGGCCACCACGCACGGCCATCCTCACAACTCGTTCGCACACCCCGGCGAGCAGCCCTACTTCGTCGCGTACGAGGTCGTGTACCTCACCGCGTTCGCACTCGGCAAGGCCGTCGTGGCGCGCGCCTGCTGGTTCTACGCCGGCCGGACCGAGGACACCTGGGTGCGGCGCGGGCTGCGCACCGCCGCGGTCGGCGCCGGCCTCGATCTCGTCTATTCGCTCGGCCGCTTCGCCGACGTGTTCTTGGTCCACCTCGGCTGGGACCCCTCCCTGTGGGCGAACACGACGCGGACCAGCCTGACCCTCGGCATGGCGCTCAACACCATCGGCTGGACGGCTCCCCTGTGGGGACAGCGGCTCGACTCCCTGCACGCCTGGTGCGCCGACTTGCGCAGCTACCGGCGGCTGCGTCCGCTCTGGTACGCGCTGCACCGGGCGCACCCGGAGACCTCACTGCACACCGATCCGCGCGGCGACCTGTCCGCCCTGTGGGACCTGCGCTTCGCGCTGCACCGCCGGGTCATCGAGATCAGGGACGGCTGCCTGGCCCTGCGCGTCCACCAGACCTCCGGCCCGGCACCCGCGCCACCCCCCGACAGCACGGAGCGGGAACGGGCAGCCTGGGAGGCAGCCGGAATCGCCGCCGCGCTCGCCGCGGAGTCAGGAGGTGCGGGGGCGGCCGACCGCGTGGTCCCGATCGCCGCACCGGCCGCAGTCGCCGCACCCGGCCGGGCCGATGTCCTCGCCGTGACCGGTCAGGCAGGCGATCCGGGCTCCGGTGCCGCGGGGGGTCCGGCCCCCGATACCGCGGGCGATCCGGCTCCGCGCATCGCATCGGGCCGCGCCACGAGCCCCGGCGACCTCGACTTCTCCTCGGACGTACGGTGGCTGGTCCAGGTCTCCCGCGCCTTCGCCGCCCTGCCCGAGCGGGAGCGCCGCACGCCCACCGGGTGA